The Risungbinella massiliensis sequence TAGAGCCGCTTGTCACGCTGTCTCATTTTGAAACGCCGCTAAATCTGTCATTGCAATACGGTGGCTGGGTTGGCCGTGAACTTGTTGACTGCTTTGCTCGTTATGCGGAAACGGTGTTCACCCGATACAAAGACAAAGTCAAATATTGGATCACATTCAATGAAATCAATGCTTCCCTTATGACCCCCTATGTTAGCTCTGGGTTAATTCGCGACGCTGTTGGCGAAGAGGGCTTATTAGCAGCTAAGTATCAAATTGCCCATCATCAATTAGTGGCGAGTGCCAAGGCTGTTGAACTGGCTCACCGAATTATGCCAGGAGCAAAAGTAGGGTGTATGGTGATTGGTATGATCTATTACCCGCAAAGCGCACATCCAGATGACGTATATCAAGCACTTGTTGACCAGCATAAAACGTTCTTCTATACAGATGTACAAGCACGTGGTGAGTATCCAACCTATATGAAGCGTTTCTTTGCTGAGAACAACATTACGATCAAAATGGAGCCAGGTGATAAGGAGATCTTGAAAAACAACCTTGTAGATTTTGTCTCCTTTAGCTATTACATGTCGGGTGTTTCGGCACGATCTGAATCCGCTGAAGAGACAGAAAAAGTGATGGGTAATGTACTCTCCAGCATTAAAAATGAGTTCTTGGACGCATCTGATTGGGGATGGCAAATTGATCCAGTAGGGCTAAGAACATTGCTAAATATGTTCTATGAGCGTTATCGTAAGCCTCTATTCATTGTGGAGAATGGAATCGGAGCTTATGACAAAGTCGAAGAAGATGGTAGCATCCATGATCCATATCGTATCAATTATTTGCGTGGACATGTCGAGCAGATGAAAGAAGCAATTGGAGACGGTGTCGAGCTTTTGGGATATACCACATGGGGTCCCATTGATATTGTAAGCTCTTCCACTTCCGAAATGGCGAAGCGCTATGGATTTATTTATGTAGACCAAGATGACATGGGCAATGGTACGAAGAAACGCCTCAAAAAAGATAGCTTTTACTGGTATAAGAAAGTGATTGAATCCAATGGGGAAGAACTGTAAAGAAAGGATGGGATTGCGATGAAACACGAAAAGTTAGCGCCTTTTCCAAAGGATTTTCTTTGGGGGGCATCTACTTCCGCATATCAAACAGAAGGTGCATGGAACAAAGATGGGAAAGGCCCAACGGTGATTGATGTTCGACCAAAGAAAGAACATATTACAGATTACACTGTGGCTAGTGGTCACTATGATTACTACAAAGAAGACATTGCCAAAATGGCGGAAATGGGACTAAAAGCATATCGTTTTTCTATTTCATGGGCACGAATTTTTCCCAAAGGAGTGGGTGAGGTCAATCAAGCGGGTATTGACCATTATCAAAATGTGATTGCGGAGCTAAAAAAATACAACATAGAACCGATTGTGACGTTGTACCATTTTGA is a genomic window containing:
- a CDS encoding glycoside hydrolase family 1 protein codes for the protein MTFTPKFPKDFLWGGAIAANQAEGAYNEGGRGLATSDILEYVVMEKRVDHKRPFPSADEIRHILETENTRYFPRRHGINFYHTFKEDIKLFKEMGFKTFRVSIAWSRIFPNGNDELPNEEGLQFYDDLFDELKKHDIEPLVTLSHFETPLNLSLQYGGWVGRELVDCFARYAETVFTRYKDKVKYWITFNEINASLMTPYVSSGLIRDAVGEEGLLAAKYQIAHHQLVASAKAVELAHRIMPGAKVGCMVIGMIYYPQSAHPDDVYQALVDQHKTFFYTDVQARGEYPTYMKRFFAENNITIKMEPGDKEILKNNLVDFVSFSYYMSGVSARSESAEETEKVMGNVLSSIKNEFLDASDWGWQIDPVGLRTLLNMFYERYRKPLFIVENGIGAYDKVEEDGSIHDPYRINYLRGHVEQMKEAIGDGVELLGYTTWGPIDIVSSSTSEMAKRYGFIYVDQDDMGNGTKKRLKKDSFYWYKKVIESNGEEL